The following proteins come from a genomic window of Methanocella conradii HZ254:
- a CDS encoding carbohydrate kinase family protein — MYDVFCYGAISLDISGRLERPVHEYEQATAIDYHMSPGGDAALVAMMLSSLGLEVTLAGSPVGEDPIGEQVVKSLEKEGVKVVVPRIGKTAITAIVLDRDKRSAITFHDVTPEEKIPIPDDALRASRYAYVDGCFGRNSAIIAKVARANGIEAQLNLDLPSIQNIGLFSTTIASETVSRHISADPEEAARKMFSMNKGTAIVTLGENGCVCYSGKAIRVPAFKVEEVDTTGAGAAFAAGFIYAGLMGEPLEARLEFASAAGAIKAMARGSYVKLSEKGIADFIHSHIK, encoded by the coding sequence ATGTACGATGTTTTTTGCTATGGTGCCATATCGCTCGATATATCTGGCAGGCTGGAGAGGCCGGTACACGAGTACGAACAGGCGACGGCGATAGACTATCACATGTCTCCAGGGGGCGATGCGGCTCTCGTGGCCATGATGCTGTCAAGCCTGGGGCTCGAGGTCACGCTGGCCGGAAGCCCGGTAGGGGAAGACCCGATAGGCGAGCAGGTCGTTAAATCGCTTGAAAAAGAGGGCGTCAAGGTCGTAGTCCCCAGGATTGGAAAGACTGCGATCACGGCCATAGTCCTGGACAGGGACAAGCGTTCGGCCATCACTTTCCACGATGTCACGCCAGAGGAGAAGATACCGATACCTGACGACGCCCTCAGGGCGTCCAGGTATGCGTACGTGGACGGCTGCTTCGGCAGGAACAGCGCCATCATAGCGAAGGTTGCAAGGGCAAACGGAATCGAGGCACAGCTTAACCTGGACCTGCCGTCGATACAAAATATAGGGCTGTTTAGCACGACAATCGCCAGCGAAACCGTCTCCAGGCATATATCGGCTGACCCCGAAGAAGCCGCCAGGAAGATGTTCTCGATGAATAAGGGGACGGCAATCGTGACGCTCGGCGAAAACGGGTGCGTCTGCTATAGCGGCAAGGCTATACGGGTACCGGCTTTTAAAGTCGAAGAGGTGGACACCACAGGGGCTGGCGCCGCCTTTGCCGCAGGGTTCATATATGCAGGGCTCATGGGAGAGCCGCTAGAAGCCCGCCTTGAGTTCGCCTCCGCCGCGGGGGCAATAAAGGCAATGGCGAGAGGAAGCTACGTTAAGCTAAGCGAAAAAGGCATCGCGGACTTTATCCATAGCCATATAAAATAA
- a CDS encoding DUF356 domain-containing protein translates to MESFAVIRADDPVKLNTAISDLQRHGGLTFAANPKQLAPADADRILVEVMKVPLKKQCKAAALVALNDDAGVAIDVLGRIHPPAHVIIVSSRHDIYPKISECIKKLPELKDYMAPVIQRKA, encoded by the coding sequence ATGGAATCTTTTGCTGTCATCAGGGCTGACGACCCGGTAAAGTTAAACACAGCTATCTCCGACCTGCAGAGACATGGGGGGTTGACGTTCGCCGCGAATCCAAAACAGCTGGCTCCGGCCGACGCTGACAGGATACTTGTAGAGGTCATGAAGGTGCCTCTCAAGAAACAATGCAAGGCAGCAGCGCTGGTAGCCCTCAACGATGACGCGGGGGTCGCTATCGACGTGCTCGGGAGGATACATCCCCCCGCACACGTCATCATCGTAAGCTCCAGGCACGACATCTATCCGAAGATAAGCGAGTGCATCAAGAAGCTTCCAGAGCTTAAGGACTACATGGCGCCGGTCATACAGCGCAAGGCGTGA
- a CDS encoding PAS domain-containing sensor histidine kinase translates to MPGEYDVQEGIIKGKKEDDFWKRVFDSIHDGISIIDRDYNIICVNSTMERWHSDMLPLAGKKCYYAYHGRHMPCEHCPGQITMKERKTNVSIIPSESPMVGWREVNSFPLIDDSGEVQGIIYYIRDITERKRAEEALQETKAQAELYVDLMGHDINNLNQVGMGFLELALDTLDLDEQGRSILSSSLRALESSTRLIDNVKKLQKVKSGKLQRYVVDLGKTLELVKENYSHMPGSNVTINYSPVSNCYVMANELLYDVFANIVSNAIKYAVQDPVIDITIKKAYDGDNFYYKVAVEDNGPGIPDELKARLFKRQLGGDKMAKGSGIGLYLVKTLVNSYHGRVWAEDRVYGDRSKGSRFVVMLPATHA, encoded by the coding sequence ATGCCAGGAGAATACGATGTTCAAGAGGGCATCATTAAGGGAAAGAAAGAGGATGACTTCTGGAAAAGGGTATTCGATTCCATCCATGATGGCATCAGCATCATCGACAGGGACTACAACATCATTTGTGTAAACTCTACGATGGAGCGCTGGCACTCTGACATGCTCCCCCTGGCCGGCAAGAAGTGCTACTACGCATACCATGGCCGGCATATGCCTTGCGAGCACTGCCCGGGCCAGATAACGATGAAAGAAAGGAAGACTAATGTGAGTATCATCCCCAGCGAAAGCCCTATGGTTGGGTGGCGGGAGGTCAACTCGTTCCCGCTCATCGATGACTCAGGGGAGGTACAGGGGATTATTTATTATATACGCGATATCACAGAGCGTAAGCGGGCAGAGGAGGCCTTACAGGAGACAAAGGCCCAGGCGGAGCTTTACGTTGACCTCATGGGCCACGATATCAATAATTTGAACCAGGTGGGCATGGGTTTCCTCGAGCTTGCGCTGGACACTCTTGACCTGGATGAGCAGGGGCGGTCAATCCTCTCCAGCTCCTTGAGGGCCCTGGAGAGCAGCACCAGGCTGATCGATAACGTTAAAAAGCTTCAAAAAGTAAAGTCGGGAAAATTGCAAAGGTACGTGGTAGACCTCGGCAAAACTCTCGAACTCGTAAAAGAAAATTATTCTCACATGCCAGGTAGTAATGTTACCATTAATTATTCGCCAGTCAGCAATTGTTACGTGATGGCAAACGAGCTATTGTATGACGTGTTCGCCAACATCGTGAGCAACGCGATAAAATATGCCGTCCAGGATCCCGTCATAGATATCACCATAAAGAAAGCTTACGATGGGGATAATTTTTATTATAAAGTGGCCGTAGAGGACAACGGCCCGGGGATCCCTGATGAGCTGAAGGCCCGGCTGTTTAAGAGGCAACTCGGCGGCGACAAAATGGCAAAGGGCAGCGGCATCGGCCTATACCTGGTCAAGACGCTCGTCAACAGCTACCATGGCAGGGTATGGGCCGAAGATAGGGTCTATGGCGACAGGAGCAAGGGCAGCCGTTTTGTCGTCATGCTGCCCGCCACCCACGCTTAA
- a CDS encoding L-threonylcarbamoyladenylate synthase has translation MLTGSDVELAAGIVRRGGVIAYPTETVYGVGGLATDVDAIRRVYQLKGRPLSQPLSIAVSSMEMLESVANVECRDFILRFLPGPVTVILKKKKVLPDILTAGSKYVGIRYPDHPMALSLISKTGPIVSTSANLHGEKDPVAADEVKLPVDYVLDGGRCKYGAPSTIVDLHEYAIVRKGVMYDEVRRYMFGCGYATEE, from the coding sequence ATGCTTACGGGCAGTGATGTTGAGCTAGCCGCCGGAATAGTGAGGCGGGGCGGGGTTATCGCTTACCCTACCGAGACCGTTTATGGCGTGGGAGGGCTTGCAACGGATGTGGACGCCATCCGGCGGGTATACCAGCTTAAAGGTCGCCCGCTTTCCCAGCCGCTGTCCATCGCGGTGTCCAGCATGGAGATGCTTGAAAGCGTGGCCAACGTTGAGTGTAGGGATTTTATCCTGAGGTTTTTGCCAGGGCCGGTGACTGTCATCCTGAAAAAGAAAAAAGTGTTGCCTGATATCCTGACCGCCGGCTCTAAATATGTCGGCATTCGCTATCCCGACCACCCCATGGCCTTATCGTTGATAAGCAAGACAGGCCCGATCGTCTCCACGAGCGCAAACCTCCACGGGGAGAAGGACCCTGTGGCGGCCGATGAGGTGAAGCTGCCGGTTGATTATGTGCTTGATGGCGGCAGGTGTAAGTATGGCGCCCCCTCTACGATTGTGGACCTTCACGAGTACGCTATCGTCCGTAAGGGCGTCATGTATGATGAGGTGAGGCGCTACATGTTTGGCTGCGGGTATGCCACGGAAGAATAG
- a CDS encoding replication factor C large subunit, with product MSEAEEGMAQNHEDWAEKYRPVSLNDIVGNEAAVKALKKWAENFDSGKRAVILYGGPGVGKTSAALALAHDMGWDYIEMNASDQRTKDAINKVAGSASRTGTFGGARERRLLILDEADNLHGTYDRGGESAMISVIKSSGQPIVLIANDYYALSKQLRDIAEPIQFRPILSSSIVKVLKRICTEERIRCEPEALMKIAERTHDLRSAINDLQAAAIGRDEVTLADVTTGERDVPESIFKVIGLIFRGDDPKKALRAVQDLDESPEDLVGWVDENLPRAYRDDDLERGFEALSRADLFLGRVMRRQAYGMWRYASFMMVAGVNRARRHRYGGYPGYSAPTYWQKLGRARTARAVRDSLASKIGKYCHTSKREARAVYFPLLHALFNDEDAAICLAARLRLEEEEIALLMGGERSSKEVEKIYDESRELIEKEVEHEIDVFARFGSVAEAGKPKNSVAEAGKPKNSVAEAGKPKKKDKLSRDGGDDSCEVESSISGPAVDEPKNEAPDGEPKKQRTLFDF from the coding sequence ATGAGCGAAGCGGAAGAGGGCATGGCGCAAAACCACGAGGATTGGGCGGAGAAGTATAGGCCTGTATCGCTTAACGATATCGTAGGAAATGAGGCGGCTGTCAAGGCGCTAAAAAAGTGGGCGGAGAATTTTGATAGCGGTAAGAGGGCAGTAATACTTTACGGGGGGCCGGGGGTTGGCAAGACGTCGGCAGCGCTGGCGCTCGCGCACGACATGGGGTGGGACTACATAGAGATGAACGCCTCAGACCAGCGGACGAAGGACGCGATAAACAAGGTGGCCGGCTCCGCGTCGAGGACGGGCACTTTCGGGGGAGCCAGGGAGAGGAGGCTGCTCATACTGGATGAGGCGGACAACCTGCATGGCACCTATGATAGGGGCGGGGAGTCGGCCATGATAAGCGTCATAAAGAGCTCTGGCCAGCCCATTGTTTTGATAGCTAACGACTACTACGCCCTTTCGAAGCAGTTGCGTGACATCGCAGAGCCCATACAGTTCAGGCCTATATTGAGCTCTTCTATCGTTAAGGTGCTTAAGCGGATATGCACCGAGGAGCGTATCAGGTGCGAGCCGGAGGCGCTCATGAAGATAGCGGAGCGGACCCATGACCTTCGCTCCGCGATTAACGACCTTCAGGCCGCCGCTATCGGGCGTGACGAGGTTACGCTGGCCGACGTGACCACGGGAGAGCGCGATGTCCCGGAGTCGATATTTAAGGTTATTGGCCTAATTTTCAGGGGCGATGACCCGAAAAAGGCTTTGCGCGCGGTACAGGATTTAGATGAAAGCCCGGAGGACCTTGTGGGATGGGTGGATGAGAATTTGCCCCGCGCTTACAGGGATGATGATTTGGAGAGGGGCTTTGAAGCTCTTTCTAGGGCGGACCTTTTCTTAGGCCGCGTGATGCGTCGGCAGGCCTATGGCATGTGGCGCTATGCGTCTTTCATGATGGTGGCGGGCGTGAATCGTGCCAGGCGGCACCGCTATGGTGGCTATCCGGGATATAGTGCTCCTACGTACTGGCAAAAGCTTGGCAGGGCCAGGACGGCCAGGGCTGTCAGGGACTCCCTTGCCTCGAAGATCGGTAAGTATTGCCATACTTCCAAAAGAGAGGCGAGGGCGGTGTACTTTCCGCTGCTTCATGCCCTGTTTAATGATGAGGATGCCGCGATATGCCTCGCTGCAAGGCTAAGGCTAGAAGAGGAGGAGATCGCCCTCCTGATGGGAGGCGAGAGGTCCTCTAAAGAAGTGGAAAAAATATATGACGAGTCGCGGGAGCTCATCGAGAAAGAGGTCGAGCATGAGATAGACGTGTTCGCGCGCTTCGGCTCCGTGGCAGAGGCAGGTAAGCCAAAGAACTCCGTGGCAGAGGCAGGTAAGCCAAAGAACTCCGTGGCAGAGGCAGGTAAGCCAAAGAAGAAGGATAAATTATCCAGGGATGGTGGCGATGATTCCTGCGAGGTGGAAAGCTCAATATCAGGGCCTGCTGTTGATGAGCCTAAGAATGAAGCTCCTGACGGTGAGCCGAAAAAGCAGCGTACCCTATTTGACTTTTGA
- the map gene encoding type II methionyl aminopeptidase, translated as MRSTLESDEVLFYERAGHIIKKARAAIKPSIKEGVRLLDVAERVERFILDEGAKLPFPCTIAINHVASHYTPSRDDERAFRKGELVKLDFGACVEGYVADSAFTVEVEASENAGLIEAAEMALSAGIACIRPGVRVSEVGRAMEMAASSKGFRTLKDLLGHSLGRYRLHGGLTIPAYDDGSDMKIREGDVLAIEPFLTEGSGAVVRQDGGNIYQLIRNGEIYVHGHEERELLAYIWKRFGSFPFAERWLPRPDRLQELVRAACVKSIPIMVEADGAPVAQAERTVIVERDGCRIIT; from the coding sequence ATGCGTTCAACCCTGGAGTCTGATGAAGTGCTTTTTTATGAGCGGGCAGGGCACATCATAAAAAAGGCCCGGGCCGCCATAAAGCCATCGATAAAGGAGGGCGTAAGGCTACTCGACGTGGCCGAACGCGTCGAGCGATTCATCCTGGACGAGGGGGCAAAACTGCCTTTCCCCTGTACCATCGCCATTAACCATGTGGCATCACACTATACGCCCTCGAGGGACGATGAGCGGGCATTCAGGAAGGGAGAGCTGGTCAAGCTAGACTTCGGGGCGTGCGTGGAGGGGTATGTGGCGGATTCCGCCTTTACCGTTGAGGTAGAGGCCAGCGAGAATGCCGGGCTCATCGAGGCGGCTGAAATGGCACTTTCAGCGGGCATAGCGTGCATACGGCCAGGGGTGAGGGTCAGCGAGGTGGGGCGTGCGATGGAAATGGCGGCGTCCTCGAAGGGATTCAGGACGCTCAAGGACTTGCTGGGCCATAGCCTTGGCCGATATCGCCTGCATGGCGGGCTAACGATACCCGCATATGATGACGGCAGCGACATGAAGATAAGGGAGGGCGACGTCCTTGCCATCGAGCCATTCCTGACTGAGGGCAGCGGTGCCGTGGTGAGGCAGGACGGAGGTAATATATACCAATTGATAAGAAATGGCGAGATATACGTGCATGGGCACGAGGAGAGAGAGCTGCTGGCGTATATCTGGAAGCGCTTTGGCAGCTTTCCCTTCGCGGAGCGATGGTTGCCACGGCCTGATAGGTTGCAGGAATTGGTCAGGGCCGCCTGTGTCAAGAGCATCCCCATCATGGTGGAGGCGGATGGCGCGCCCGTCGCACAGGCCGAGAGGACCGTAATAGTGGAGCGGGATGGGTGCAGGATTATAACGTAA
- a CDS encoding phosphate-starvation-inducible PsiE family protein has product MGGDPKVSAKNEGVIGLLDKLEMAIYLLVALFLGIMALMTFFIVAMDLTEFIMGPADLSIIDIALNSLLVTLIIAALIQTVIVYIKVHTLDLRLILGVGLTAMIRRVLVFGVEKTITWEQMAVTALLIFVIILGVYLIDEKKPPES; this is encoded by the coding sequence ATGGGCGGCGATCCAAAAGTTTCAGCCAAGAACGAGGGCGTTATTGGCCTTCTCGATAAGCTTGAAATGGCAATATACCTGCTTGTAGCCCTGTTTTTAGGCATAATGGCACTCATGACCTTCTTCATAGTGGCCATGGACCTGACGGAGTTCATAATGGGGCCGGCCGACCTGAGCATTATCGACATTGCCCTGAACAGCCTCCTGGTCACGCTCATCATTGCCGCGCTAATACAAACGGTTATCGTTTACATTAAGGTTCATACGCTCGATTTAAGGCTGATACTTGGAGTGGGCCTGACCGCTATGATACGAAGGGTGCTCGTGTTCGGCGTAGAGAAGACCATTACATGGGAACAGATGGCAGTGACGGCCCTCCTGATATTCGTCATAATACTTGGCGTATACCTTATAGACGAGAAAAAGCCGCCGGAATCCTGA
- a CDS encoding DNA polymerase subunit beta has protein sequence MRVRLRDFIETREHWIFSVVDYYCGDGVRCLLRYIPSPDGERVRNGIRFKKMGFDEAYAFIKKERPEYIDRVMVVPFEDVVKHYQPHEGLVDAMNFDSRVRKMVDALEGVDFGQMGITGSKLVGLGAESSDVDFVVYGKEWHKARNALQRAIALGKVDAIDDAGWEKIYKKRKPELSFEEFYLHEKRKGNRCLIDGVLADLLFVRSWDQIGPRILIGDDMGVRTITAKVTDAEFAFDSPAIYKVEHPEVSAVLSFTHTYAGQALAGETIEARGRLEAHPGGKVLVVGTSREPKGEWIKSLTLLESSQ, from the coding sequence ATGAGGGTAAGGCTGCGAGACTTTATCGAGACCAGGGAGCACTGGATTTTTTCGGTAGTCGACTACTATTGTGGCGATGGCGTAAGATGCCTGCTGCGCTATATTCCGTCTCCTGATGGCGAGCGGGTGAGGAATGGCATCCGGTTTAAAAAAATGGGCTTTGATGAGGCCTACGCTTTCATCAAAAAGGAGAGGCCGGAGTACATTGATAGGGTGATGGTCGTGCCCTTCGAGGACGTCGTCAAGCACTATCAGCCTCACGAGGGCCTGGTAGATGCGATGAACTTTGACTCTCGTGTCAGGAAGATGGTGGACGCGCTGGAGGGCGTCGATTTCGGGCAGATGGGCATCACCGGCTCAAAGCTCGTGGGGCTTGGCGCCGAATCCTCCGACGTCGACTTCGTCGTGTATGGCAAGGAGTGGCATAAGGCCAGGAACGCCCTGCAGCGGGCCATCGCATTGGGAAAGGTAGACGCCATCGACGATGCCGGGTGGGAGAAGATCTATAAAAAGAGGAAGCCAGAGCTAAGCTTTGAGGAATTTTATTTACATGAGAAGCGTAAAGGTAACCGCTGTCTCATCGATGGCGTCCTGGCCGACCTTTTGTTTGTCCGTTCCTGGGATCAGATAGGGCCTCGCATCCTAATCGGCGATGATATGGGCGTGCGGACTATCACCGCTAAGGTGACCGATGCTGAGTTTGCCTTCGATAGCCCGGCCATCTATAAAGTAGAGCACCCCGAGGTCTCGGCCGTCCTCTCGTTCACCCATACTTATGCGGGCCAGGCGCTCGCCGGCGAGACCATAGAGGCCAGGGGCCGGCTGGAAGCGCACCCCGGCGGTAAAGTCCTTGTCGTCGGCACGTCAAGGGAGCCAAAGGGGGAGTGGATAAAGTCACTCACTCTACTGGAAAGCTCACAATGA
- a CDS encoding carboxypeptidase-like regulatory domain-containing protein: MVKIYMKSVRPKFVITAMAILSLACLASHMAAAMTGGSIFGKVYFSPGDQNVPADTVVSLVNGSNKAEFIPGYNVTPDKSGFFQFTNIPNGFYRVYARAPYYSEGYSAGINVTSNDTYTAGVVLTAMPYYANITPSTQHVPYGGKADITVQVSDYWGRPVDAGWRILLRSTIGIMDPDSALTDKDGRVYSKIAWVDSMTPAEITVFAVAMNGSSYALLENVATPTPGASPTITPEASPTISPTATPTATATAIPGASVTPKPTPGPGLMIAIAAICVALAIRYIRH; the protein is encoded by the coding sequence ATGGTAAAGATATATATGAAAAGCGTGAGACCTAAATTCGTTATCACCGCTATGGCCATACTATCATTGGCATGCCTGGCATCGCACATGGCGGCTGCCATGACAGGCGGTAGCATCTTCGGCAAGGTATATTTCAGCCCGGGCGACCAGAACGTGCCCGCTGACACCGTCGTCTCCCTCGTAAACGGGTCGAACAAAGCAGAGTTCATACCAGGATACAACGTGACCCCTGACAAGAGCGGGTTTTTCCAGTTTACGAACATTCCGAACGGCTTCTACAGGGTGTATGCACGGGCCCCCTACTATAGCGAAGGGTACTCTGCGGGCATAAACGTGACCTCTAATGACACTTATACCGCGGGCGTCGTCCTCACGGCTATGCCTTATTATGCCAACATAACGCCCAGCACGCAGCACGTCCCATACGGCGGAAAGGCGGACATAACCGTGCAGGTGAGCGATTATTGGGGAAGGCCGGTGGACGCCGGATGGCGAATACTATTGCGCTCCACCATCGGGATAATGGACCCTGATAGCGCCCTTACGGATAAGGATGGCAGGGTATACTCGAAGATAGCGTGGGTAGACAGTATGACGCCCGCTGAGATCACCGTTTTTGCGGTGGCGATGAACGGCTCGTCATACGCCTTGCTTGAAAACGTTGCCACTCCCACGCCTGGCGCAAGCCCGACGATAACGCCTGAGGCGTCCCCGACGATAAGCCCTACAGCCACTCCAACAGCTACGGCCACTGCTATACCGGGGGCAAGCGTAACCCCAAAGCCTACGCCGGGCCCTGGCCTCATGATAGCAATAGCCGCCATATGCGTGGCGCTGGCAATAAGATACATAAGGCACTAA
- a CDS encoding ABC transporter ATP-binding protein → MGEIIQTKNLTKFYGKNRGIKDVSITVNKGDIFGFLGPNGAGKSTTIRTIMDFIRPTSGSAMVFGMDCHKDSVAIRKRIGYIPGDFGLYGNMTGWKFLEYFGKVRGGFDPAAAREYARRMDIKLDRRMKEYSRGMRQKVAIIQAFMNNPDLIIMDEPTNGLDPLVQQSFMDMLREKADGGTTIFMSSHILSEVEKACNRVAIIKDGCIVAEEKVDELRKKSGKILEVKFAEPLKKEIFYLPGITNVTSQNGTYRMTVTGNLEEILKEISAHKLADINIHQMTLEDVFMHYYEEEK, encoded by the coding sequence ATGGGCGAGATAATACAGACTAAGAACCTGACCAAGTTCTACGGAAAAAACCGTGGGATAAAAGACGTTAGCATTACCGTAAACAAGGGAGACATATTCGGTTTCCTCGGCCCCAACGGGGCTGGAAAGTCCACGACCATAAGGACCATCATGGATTTCATAAGGCCGACCAGTGGAAGCGCCATGGTATTCGGCATGGACTGCCACAAGGACTCCGTCGCCATACGCAAGCGTATCGGCTATATACCGGGCGACTTCGGGCTGTATGGCAACATGACGGGCTGGAAATTCCTCGAATACTTTGGAAAGGTGCGAGGCGGATTCGACCCTGCCGCTGCCAGAGAATACGCTAGAAGGATGGACATCAAGCTGGACCGCAGGATGAAGGAGTATTCGAGGGGAATGCGCCAGAAGGTCGCCATCATCCAGGCCTTCATGAACAATCCTGACCTGATAATAATGGACGAGCCGACGAATGGCCTGGACCCGCTCGTGCAGCAGAGCTTCATGGATATGTTGCGCGAGAAGGCGGATGGAGGGACGACGATATTCATGTCTTCGCACATCCTCTCCGAAGTCGAGAAGGCCTGTAACCGGGTGGCCATCATCAAGGATGGCTGCATCGTTGCGGAAGAGAAGGTCGATGAGCTCCGGAAAAAATCCGGCAAAATATTAGAGGTGAAGTTCGCGGAGCCGCTTAAAAAAGAGATATTTTACCTGCCGGGCATTACCAATGTAACCAGCCAGAACGGGACATACCGGATGACAGTCACGGGCAACCTGGAGGAGATACTAAAAGAGATATCGGCCCATAAGCTGGCCGACATCAACATACACCAGATGACCCTGGAAGACGTATTCATGCACTACTACGAGGAGGAGAAGTGA
- a CDS encoding ABC transporter permease subunit, with the protein MALELFKQALKDRFMGALIVSVLLFLYIFWIATFYPQLSDMGDVYAQMLQNPTFKAFLGDEMFALTTFSGFMGVEVFSYMGLVIGAYVAFMTASFVAGEIEQKTSDLLLSLPVSRVGVIVSRFMALMPIVAIIMLSMLAGIYAGARYIDEGVQIEWYALAMLFLGAFTLAVGAASLFISALMSDGKRSALTSIGILLAMYLVENIGAVVTGIDWARRLSLFHYLKLNTIAVSHTVNWNNMAVLLAITAVFLILAAIAFRQRDINVT; encoded by the coding sequence ATGGCATTAGAATTATTCAAGCAGGCGCTCAAGGACAGGTTCATGGGGGCGCTCATCGTATCCGTGCTCCTGTTCCTCTACATCTTTTGGATTGCGACGTTTTACCCTCAGCTGAGCGATATGGGTGACGTCTACGCCCAGATGCTACAGAACCCCACGTTTAAGGCGTTCCTGGGCGACGAGATGTTCGCACTCACCACGTTTAGCGGTTTCATGGGGGTCGAGGTGTTCAGCTACATGGGGCTCGTGATAGGGGCATACGTAGCATTCATGACCGCGTCGTTTGTGGCAGGGGAGATAGAGCAGAAGACCAGCGACCTCTTGCTGTCGCTTCCGGTTAGCAGGGTGGGCGTCATCGTATCCAGGTTTATGGCGCTAATGCCCATCGTGGCCATTATCATGCTATCCATGCTGGCCGGGATATACGCTGGCGCGAGGTACATCGATGAAGGCGTTCAAATCGAGTGGTACGCCCTCGCCATGCTGTTCCTTGGCGCGTTCACTCTTGCAGTCGGTGCAGCTTCTCTATTCATATCTGCCCTGATGAGCGATGGCAAGAGGTCAGCGCTCACATCTATAGGCATACTTCTGGCGATGTACCTCGTGGAGAACATAGGGGCGGTTGTGACGGGCATTGACTGGGCCAGGAGGCTGTCTTTGTTCCACTACTTGAAGCTGAACACGATAGCGGTCTCGCATACGGTCAACTGGAACAACATGGCCGTATTATTAGCGATAACCGCCGTGTTCCTCATATTGGCAGCAATCGCCTTCAGGCAAAGGGATATAAATGTAACATAA
- the truA gene encoding tRNA pseudouridine(38-40) synthase TruA, protein MKPALKLAYIGTDFSGSQAQPGKRTVEGELKKGLIEKGIIDERTRVSFSGRTDAGVHALGQVVSFKALDERLVEPRIINSVMPKDLWVYASASVPDDFDPRRDATSRTYRYVLYAPDVVERRIVECSKLFIGTHDFTNFSSVEPGKNPVRTIKNISVTKRGDLYIIDVEADSFLWNMVRKMVTGLRLVGSNKRPARWIEQMLRPDEYREGIPPALAAGLYLVKVDYPAISFIEEAYSKGRAYQRMMHAFEWQYTMAAVYREFQDAMR, encoded by the coding sequence ATGAAGCCCGCCCTTAAGCTCGCCTATATAGGGACGGATTTTTCAGGCTCCCAGGCACAGCCGGGAAAGAGGACTGTGGAGGGAGAGCTCAAGAAGGGCCTTATCGAGAAGGGCATCATTGATGAGAGGACGAGGGTTTCCTTTTCAGGTAGGACTGACGCAGGGGTGCACGCCCTTGGCCAGGTCGTCTCGTTTAAAGCGCTCGATGAGAGGCTCGTCGAGCCACGTATCATAAACTCTGTTATGCCGAAAGACCTCTGGGTCTATGCCAGCGCGTCGGTGCCAGATGATTTCGACCCCCGCAGGGACGCCACAAGCCGCACCTACAGGTATGTTTTGTACGCCCCTGATGTGGTCGAGCGACGTATCGTGGAATGCTCGAAGCTCTTTATAGGGACTCATGACTTCACGAACTTTTCCAGCGTGGAGCCTGGCAAGAACCCTGTGAGAACCATAAAAAACATAAGCGTGACAAAACGTGGAGACCTCTATATAATAGACGTTGAGGCCGACTCGTTTTTATGGAATATGGTGAGGAAGATGGTGACCGGGCTGAGACTGGTGGGATCGAATAAGCGGCCTGCACGGTGGATAGAGCAAATGCTGAGGCCGGACGAGTACAGGGAAGGCATACCGCCCGCGCTCGCCGCCGGGCTTTACCTCGTGAAAGTAGACTATCCGGCCATATCCTTTATAGAGGAGGCTTATTCTAAAGGCCGGGCATACCAGCGCATGATGCATGCCTTCGAGTGGCAATATACCATGGCGGCGGTCTACAGGGAATTCCAGGACGCCATGAGGTAA